A region from the Triticum aestivum cultivar Chinese Spring chromosome 3D, IWGSC CS RefSeq v2.1, whole genome shotgun sequence genome encodes:
- the LOC123077519 gene encoding FCS-Like Zinc finger 10: protein MLRRMVSDQAPGSGGSGGDARPRGGGGGGGGALFAVPRLFIGLAAAKRAPDGAGESERSPTSPLDPKALLLRSPRSPRTWDAEPVGLGLVVDVALAAGADSAAAKTCVLSPRLRLRTHGCAGSTTKGCGGGGHSQPELGGKTISCPASATAGMSVPCSRFFHGDLKSGPEAARPDGAHSGAKRHCFHLGELPGPGSLPASIAGGARRFFGSVSASEVEQSEDYTCIIARGPNPKTTHIFGDCILEPQTTVGKSDEAAMEPKDGASAKSYLVVKRDTEAAAGPGEDFLSSCFTCTKKLEGNDIYIYRGEKAFCSAECRDQEIMIEEEAENSMAIGGSPRSSCSSLHEDIFMAGMMVAT, encoded by the exons ATGCTGCGGAGGATGGTGTCCGACCAGGCCCCGGGCTCCGGAGGCAGCGGAGGAGACGCCAggccccgcggcggcggcggcggcggcgggggcgcgctGTTCGCCGTGCCGAGGCTGTTCATCGGGCTCGCGGCCGCCAAGCGCGCGCCGGACGGCGCCGGCGAGTCGGAGCGGAGCCCGACGTCGCCGCTCGACCCCAAGGCGCTGCTGCTCCGCTCGCCGCGCTCGCCGAGGACCTGGGACGCCGAGCCGGTGGGGCTCGGCCTGGTCGTCGACGTCGCCCTCGCGGCCGGCGCCGACTCCGCCGCCGCCAAGACCTGCGTGCTCAGCCCGCGCCTGCGCCTCAGGACGCACGGCTGCGCCGGCTCCACGACCAAGGGCTGCGGCGGGGGCGGCCACTCGCAGCCGGAGCTCGGGGGCAAGACCATCTCCTGCCCGGCCTCGGCCACCGCCGGCATGTCGGTGCCCTGCAGCAGGTTCTTCCACGGGGATCTGAAGTCTGGTCCGGAGGCCGCTCGGCCGGACGGCGCCCACTCCGGCGCCAAGCGGCATTGCTTCCACCTCGGCGAGCTCCCGGGGCCGGGGTCCCTGCCGGCGTCGATCGCCGGCGGGGCACGGCGGTTCTTCGGGTCCGTCTCGGCGAGCGAGGTGGAGCAGTCGGAGGACTACACCTGCATCATTGCCCGCGGCCCCAACCCCAAGACGACCCACATCTTCGGGGACTGCATTCTTGAGCCCCAGACGACGGTCGGGAAGAGCGACGAGGCCGCCATGGAACCCAAGGACGGAGCTTCGGCTAAGTCCTACCTGGTGGTCAAGCGCGACACCGAGGCCGCCGCCGGCCCCGGCGAGGACTTCCTGAGCTCCTGCTTCACTTGCACGAAGAAGCTGGAAGGGAACGACATTTACATCTACCG CGGCGAGAAGGCATTCTGCAGCGCCGAGTGCCGGGACCAAGAGATCATGATCGAAGAGGAAGCCGAGAACAGCATGGCCATCGGAGGCTCCCCTCGCTCCTCCTGCTCGTCCCTGCACGAGGACATCTTCATGGCGGGCATGATGGTGGCGACATGA